The Caballeronia sp. Lep1P3 genome window below encodes:
- the fliQ gene encoding flagellar biosynthesis protein FliQ, with translation MTPESVMTMAHQAMYVALLLAAPLLLVALVVGLVVSLFQAATQINESTLSFIPKLIAVAVTLVIAGPWMLSTLLDYMRHVFTITPAITG, from the coding sequence ATGACACCCGAATCCGTCATGACGATGGCGCACCAGGCGATGTACGTCGCGCTGCTGCTCGCCGCGCCGCTGTTGCTGGTGGCGCTGGTGGTGGGTCTTGTCGTGAGCCTTTTTCAGGCGGCCACGCAGATCAACGAATCGACGCTCTCGTTCATTCCCAAGCTGATTGCCGTTGCGGTGACGCTCGTGATTGCGGGTCCGTGGATGCTCTCGACGCTGCTCGACTACATGCGGCACGTCTTCACCATCACGCCCGCGATCACGGGCTGA
- the fliP gene encoding flagellar type III secretion system pore protein FliP (The bacterial flagellar biogenesis protein FliP forms a type III secretion system (T3SS)-type pore required for flagellar assembly.) codes for MQVSRNIVRGVKIAVPVVVGLLPMLAFAQSTAGLPAFNTSPGPNGGTTYSLSVQTMLLLTMLSFLPAMVLMMTSFTRIIIVLSLLRQALGTSSTPPNQVLVGLALFLSFFVMSPVLDKAYNDAYKPFSEGQIAMDQAMTRGVAPFKQFMLKQTRESDLALFARISKAPPMNGPEDVPLSLLVPSFITSELKTGFQIGFTIFIPFLIIDMVVASVLMSMGMMMVSPSTIALPFKLMLFVLVDGWQLLIGSLAQSFVS; via the coding sequence ATGCAGGTCAGTCGTAACATCGTGCGCGGCGTGAAGATCGCGGTTCCGGTCGTCGTCGGCCTATTGCCGATGCTCGCGTTCGCGCAAAGCACGGCGGGGCTGCCCGCCTTCAACACGAGCCCCGGCCCGAACGGCGGCACGACGTATTCGCTCAGCGTGCAGACGATGCTCCTGCTGACGATGCTCTCGTTCCTCCCCGCGATGGTCCTGATGATGACGAGCTTCACGCGCATCATCATCGTGCTGTCGCTGCTGCGTCAGGCGCTCGGCACCTCCAGCACGCCGCCGAATCAGGTGCTGGTCGGCCTCGCGCTCTTTCTCTCGTTCTTCGTGATGTCGCCGGTGCTGGACAAGGCCTACAACGACGCCTACAAGCCGTTCTCGGAAGGCCAGATCGCGATGGATCAGGCGATGACGCGCGGCGTCGCGCCGTTCAAGCAGTTCATGCTGAAGCAGACGCGCGAATCGGACCTCGCGCTGTTCGCGCGCATTTCGAAGGCTCCGCCGATGAACGGCCCCGAGGACGTGCCGCTCTCGCTGCTCGTGCCTTCGTTCATCACGAGCGAGTTGAAGACCGGGTTCCAGATCGGCTTCACGATCTTCATTCCGTTTCTCATCATCGACATGGTGGTGGCGAGCGTGCTGATGTCGATGGGCATGATGATGGTGTCGCCCTCGACGATCGCGCTGCCGTTCAAGCTGATGCTGTTCGTGCTCGTCGATGGCTGGCAGTTGCTGATCGGCTCGCTCGCGCAGAGCTTCGTATCGTAA
- the fliJ gene encoding flagellar export protein FliJ: MSKNLPINTLIELAQEELDAVTKKLGKLQQERNDIEAQMNSLVTYRDEYHARFTASAQQGTTAQTLRNFQAFVDTLDAAIAQQRTALLMADQRIEAAKPEWRMKKQKVGSYEVLAARGEAILAKQAARVEQREADEHAAKVLRMRAQRA, translated from the coding sequence ATGTCCAAAAATCTGCCGATCAACACACTCATCGAGCTTGCGCAGGAAGAACTCGACGCCGTCACCAAGAAGCTCGGGAAACTGCAGCAGGAACGCAACGACATCGAGGCGCAGATGAATTCGCTCGTGACTTATCGCGACGAATATCACGCGCGTTTCACGGCGTCGGCGCAGCAAGGCACGACCGCGCAGACGCTGCGCAACTTCCAGGCATTCGTCGATACGCTCGATGCCGCGATCGCGCAGCAGCGCACGGCGCTTCTGATGGCCGACCAGCGCATCGAGGCGGCGAAACCCGAATGGCGGATGAAGAAGCAGAAAGTGGGCAGCTACGAAGTGCTGGCCGCGCGCGGCGAGGCGATTCTCGCGAAGCAAGCGGCGCGCGTAGAACAGCGCGAAGCGGACGAGCATGCGGCCAAGGTGCTGCGCATGCGCGCCCAGCGAGCCTGA
- the fliI gene encoding flagellar protein export ATPase FliI produces the protein MVNNRITQDGFSALEQEIARASFGPLASDVNGDDTPDAHAARTIAELAQLAGNPHIDAWREKLDAMKSRNAIARPLRPCGRLTRAAGLVLEAVGLKMGVGSECMIELPPGSAIPTAEAEVVGFAGDKLFLMPTTEVAGLLPGARVYPLESAPINDPMAGAKRLPVGWEMLGRVVDASGRPLDGLGPLGAKVDAPLAGPVINPLNREPIHKVLDVGVRAINSLLTVGRGQRMGLFAGSGVGKSVLLGTMARYTSAEVIVIGLIGERGREVKEFIEQILGEDGLARSVVVAAPADVSPVLRMQAAAYTTSLAEYFRDQGKHVLMLMDSLTRYAMAQREIALAIGEPPATKGYPPSVFAKLPALVERTGNGPEGGGSITAFYTVLTEGDDQQDPIADSARAILDGHIVLNRSLAEAGHYPAIDIEQSISRVMTSIIDDKHLERVRLFKQMLSRYQRNRDLINVGAYSSGRDALLDRAIALYPRMEQFLQQGFREQANFEPSLDLLHRLFD, from the coding sequence CTCGGCGCTGGAACAGGAAATCGCGCGCGCGTCGTTCGGGCCGCTCGCGAGCGATGTCAACGGCGACGACACGCCCGATGCGCATGCCGCGCGCACCATCGCCGAGCTCGCGCAGCTCGCCGGCAATCCGCACATCGACGCGTGGCGCGAGAAGCTCGACGCGATGAAATCGCGCAACGCGATCGCGAGGCCCCTGCGTCCATGCGGGCGGCTCACGCGCGCGGCGGGTCTCGTGCTCGAAGCGGTCGGCCTGAAGATGGGCGTCGGCTCCGAATGCATGATCGAGCTGCCGCCCGGCAGCGCGATTCCGACCGCCGAAGCCGAAGTCGTGGGCTTCGCGGGCGACAAGCTCTTTCTGATGCCGACGACCGAAGTCGCGGGCCTCTTGCCCGGCGCGCGCGTCTATCCGCTCGAAAGCGCGCCGATCAACGATCCGATGGCGGGCGCGAAGCGTCTTCCTGTCGGCTGGGAAATGCTCGGCCGCGTGGTCGATGCGTCCGGGCGTCCGCTCGACGGTCTCGGGCCGCTCGGCGCGAAAGTCGATGCGCCGCTCGCCGGGCCGGTCATCAATCCGCTCAACCGCGAGCCGATCCACAAGGTGCTCGATGTCGGCGTGCGCGCGATCAACTCGCTGCTCACCGTCGGGCGCGGACAGCGCATGGGCCTCTTCGCGGGCTCGGGCGTCGGTAAATCGGTGCTGCTCGGCACGATGGCGCGCTACACGAGCGCCGAAGTCATCGTGATCGGGCTGATCGGCGAGCGTGGCCGCGAAGTGAAGGAATTCATCGAGCAGATTCTGGGCGAGGACGGACTCGCGCGCTCGGTCGTCGTCGCGGCGCCCGCGGACGTGTCGCCGGTGCTGCGCATGCAGGCCGCCGCGTACACGACCTCGCTCGCCGAATATTTCCGCGATCAGGGCAAACACGTTCTGATGCTGATGGATTCGCTCACGCGCTACGCGATGGCGCAGCGCGAAATCGCGCTCGCGATTGGCGAGCCGCCCGCGACGAAGGGCTATCCGCCATCCGTGTTCGCGAAGCTGCCGGCGCTCGTCGAACGCACGGGCAACGGACCGGAAGGCGGCGGGTCCATTACCGCGTTCTACACGGTGCTGACCGAAGGCGACGACCAGCAGGACCCGATCGCCGATTCCGCCCGCGCGATTCTCGACGGCCATATCGTGCTGAACCGGTCGCTGGCGGAGGCGGGACATTACCCGGCCATCGACATCGAACAGTCGATCAGCCGCGTGATGACGTCGATCATCGACGACAAGCATCTCGAGCGCGTGCGTCTCTTCAAGCAGATGCTCTCGCGCTATCAGCGCAACCGCGATCTCATCAACGTGGGCGCGTATTCGAGCGGACGCGATGCGCTGCTCGACCGCGCGATTGCGCTGTATCCGCGCATGGAGCAGTTTTTACAGCAAGGCTTCCGCGAGCAGGCAAATTTTGAACCGAGCCTCGATTTGCTGCACAGGCTTTTCGACTAG
- the fliR gene encoding flagellar biosynthetic protein FliR yields MFSVTYAQLNGWLTAFLWPFVRVLALIATAPVLSHMAIPMRVKIALAAFITLIVAPTLPAMPQATVFSAAGIWIIVNQFLIGAAIGMTMQIAFAAIDAAGEFIGQQMGLGFAMLYDPREGGNAVVVSRYLNTLAMLAFLVFDGHLQLIGALVTTFQNVPIEANVVAAASHAQGWRVLVGYGGSIFGTGLLLSLPIVAALLIANLALGILNRAAPQIGIFQVGFPVTMLVGLLLLQLMVPNLMPFFLRVFDAGIAEVGRVVGGF; encoded by the coding sequence ATGTTCTCCGTCACCTATGCGCAGCTCAACGGCTGGCTGACCGCGTTCCTGTGGCCGTTCGTGCGCGTTCTCGCCTTGATTGCGACGGCGCCGGTTCTGAGCCACATGGCCATTCCGATGCGCGTGAAGATTGCGCTCGCGGCGTTCATCACGTTGATCGTCGCGCCGACGCTGCCCGCGATGCCGCAGGCGACGGTGTTTTCGGCGGCGGGCATCTGGATCATCGTGAATCAGTTTCTGATTGGCGCGGCCATCGGCATGACGATGCAGATTGCCTTCGCCGCGATCGATGCGGCGGGCGAGTTCATCGGCCAGCAGATGGGCCTTGGTTTCGCGATGCTCTACGATCCGCGCGAGGGCGGCAATGCGGTGGTCGTGTCGCGCTATCTGAACACGCTCGCGATGCTGGCGTTTCTCGTCTTCGACGGGCATCTGCAATTGATCGGCGCGCTTGTCACGACGTTCCAGAACGTGCCGATCGAGGCGAATGTGGTTGCGGCGGCATCGCATGCACAGGGCTGGCGCGTGCTCGTCGGCTATGGCGGGAGTATCTTCGGCACCGGGCTGCTCCTTTCGCTGCCGATCGTGGCGGCGTTGCTCATCGCCAATCTGGCGCTCGGGATTCTTAATCGCGCTGCGCCGCAGATCGGGATTTTCCAGGTTGGGTTTCCTGTCACCATGCTCGTGGGTTTGCTGCTTTTGCAGCTTATGGTGCCTAATTTGATGCCGTTCTTTTTGCGGGTTTTTGATGCGGGGATCGCGGAGGTGGGGCGGGTTGTTGGGGGGTTTTAG
- a CDS encoding IS256 family transposase, with product MPMKKKRTVASQAAARGPLPELPEALLDELVKGPMTPGEVQDLMLAFNKALIERAMGAEMSMHLGYRPGQPKPAEQTNERNGASGKTVITERGAVRVDLPRDREGSFEPILIPRHERRFAGFDERIIAMYARGMSVREIQAFLAESYGTEVSPDFISSVTDEVMAETLAWQSRPLEAMYPVVFFDALRVKIRGDGVVSNKAVYLALGIQADGQRDVLGLWIEQTEGAKFWLKVFNELKTRGCQDILIAVVDGLKGLAEAIGTAYPRTAVQTCIVHLIRNSLEYASYKDRKSVAAALRPIYGAASEQAAQQALEAFAEGPWGAKYPTIVQSWRRAWENVTPFFVFPPAIRRVVYTTNAIESLNMQLRKIIRTRGHFPNDEAAIKLLWLALRNVLAKSVRAAFDWSSAMNQFAILFGERFTNARG from the coding sequence ATGCCGATGAAGAAGAAACGCACCGTCGCGTCTCAGGCAGCGGCCCGCGGGCCGCTGCCTGAGTTGCCTGAAGCGCTGCTTGATGAGCTGGTGAAGGGTCCGATGACGCCCGGTGAGGTCCAGGACCTGATGCTGGCGTTCAACAAGGCGCTCATCGAACGCGCGATGGGCGCGGAAATGAGCATGCATCTGGGCTACCGGCCCGGCCAGCCCAAGCCTGCCGAGCAGACCAATGAACGCAACGGCGCCAGCGGCAAGACCGTCATCACCGAGCGCGGCGCGGTGCGGGTCGATCTGCCGCGCGACCGTGAAGGCAGCTTCGAGCCGATCCTGATTCCCAGGCACGAGCGCCGTTTCGCGGGCTTTGACGAGCGCATCATCGCCATGTACGCACGCGGCATGAGCGTGCGCGAGATTCAGGCATTTCTGGCCGAAAGCTATGGCACCGAGGTCTCACCCGATTTCATCAGTTCGGTCACCGATGAGGTGATGGCTGAAACGCTGGCCTGGCAAAGCCGTCCACTCGAGGCGATGTACCCGGTGGTGTTCTTCGACGCGCTGCGCGTGAAGATCCGTGGCGACGGCGTGGTGAGCAACAAGGCGGTGTATCTGGCGCTGGGCATTCAGGCCGACGGCCAGCGCGACGTGCTCGGCCTGTGGATCGAGCAGACCGAAGGCGCGAAGTTCTGGCTGAAGGTGTTCAATGAACTGAAGACCAGGGGCTGCCAGGACATCCTGATCGCGGTCGTCGACGGCCTGAAGGGGCTGGCCGAGGCGATCGGCACAGCGTACCCGCGCACGGCCGTGCAGACCTGCATCGTGCACCTGATCCGCAACAGCCTGGAATACGCCAGCTACAAGGACCGTAAAAGCGTCGCCGCCGCGTTGCGTCCGATCTATGGGGCGGCCAGCGAACAGGCCGCGCAGCAGGCGCTGGAGGCCTTTGCCGAAGGGCCATGGGGCGCGAAGTATCCGACCATCGTGCAGTCATGGCGACGGGCATGGGAGAACGTCACACCGTTCTTTGTGTTTCCCCCGGCGATACGCCGGGTGGTGTACACCACCAATGCCATTGAGAGTCTGAACATGCAACTGCGCAAGATCATCAGGACGCGCGGCCACTTCCCCAACGACGAGGCCGCCATCAAGCTGCTTTGGCTGGCATTGCGCAATGTGCTGGCGAAGTCGGTACGGGCGGCATTTGACTGGTCCTCCGCCATGAACCAGTTCGCTATTCTGTTTGGAGAGCGTTTTACCAACGCACGCGGGTAA
- a CDS encoding flagellar hook-length control protein FliK codes for MSSVTSIGAQTGATSSSALAAKRAASAGASFGLTLQGITDRANAEALAAQTLAAGDKSSVHDAPKPDDNASAAKPGDDAKDAQASSSADTGVKTDAAPKHAEDASKDSPSKTADSANAANSSASASAASAAKAAADAKARADAANAGDDANDATLADLADAANAAASVTSTDGDASATGETKKSDDAKSADDALQAALAAMTAAPANAAALHAAAGAQTAGNGVNGAKEQTQGELAGAGAKGARGTGLISAASDDAKTAATTAPATDAAALTTAQAAQAAQAAQAAQAALAPSGDGASAAYKQAADAAAHAVAMQTASANSAVSAPQGEMTAATSAAIAPHVGASGWDDAFSQKVVFLSKGDRQSAELTLNPKDLGPLQVTLQVAENHAHALFVSQHAQVREAVEAAMPKLREAMEANGISLGSTSVSDGSAFGFGRQSQGDDRRGNERGARGSVGGVVAGGTAGVSVRRTVGLVDTFA; via the coding sequence ATGTCCTCCGTTACTTCAATCGGCGCGCAGACGGGCGCAACATCGTCGAGCGCATTGGCCGCGAAGCGTGCGGCAAGCGCGGGCGCGTCGTTCGGGCTGACGCTGCAGGGCATCACCGACCGCGCCAACGCGGAAGCGCTCGCCGCGCAAACGCTCGCAGCGGGCGATAAATCGAGCGTGCACGACGCGCCCAAGCCCGACGACAACGCGAGCGCCGCGAAACCGGGCGACGACGCGAAGGACGCGCAGGCTTCGTCGTCGGCGGATACGGGCGTAAAGACCGACGCCGCGCCGAAGCACGCGGAAGATGCGTCGAAGGATTCGCCGTCGAAGACGGCGGATTCAGCGAATGCCGCGAATTCCAGCGCTTCCGCTTCCGCTGCGTCTGCGGCAAAGGCAGCCGCCGACGCGAAGGCGCGCGCGGATGCCGCCAATGCCGGCGATGACGCCAACGATGCCACGCTGGCCGATCTCGCGGATGCGGCGAATGCTGCGGCGTCGGTGACATCGACGGATGGCGATGCATCGGCGACGGGCGAAACGAAGAAGTCCGACGATGCGAAATCGGCGGATGACGCTTTGCAAGCCGCGCTCGCCGCGATGACCGCTGCGCCCGCGAATGCGGCGGCGCTTCATGCGGCAGCGGGCGCCCAGACTGCCGGGAACGGCGTGAACGGAGCAAAAGAACAGACGCAGGGCGAATTGGCCGGCGCGGGCGCGAAAGGCGCTCGCGGCACGGGCCTGATCAGCGCTGCGTCGGACGATGCGAAAACCGCTGCGACAACGGCGCCCGCCACCGACGCTGCTGCGCTGACGACGGCACAGGCGGCGCAAGCGGCACAAGCGGCACAAGCGGCACAAGCGGCGCTTGCGCCTTCGGGTGACGGCGCGAGCGCTGCGTACAAGCAGGCGGCGGATGCGGCGGCGCATGCAGTGGCGATGCAGACGGCATCGGCGAATTCGGCGGTGTCGGCTCCGCAGGGCGAGATGACGGCGGCGACCAGCGCGGCGATTGCGCCGCATGTGGGCGCATCCGGCTGGGACGATGCGTTCAGCCAGAAGGTCGTGTTTCTGTCGAAGGGGGATCGGCAGAGCGCTGAATTGACGCTGAATCCGAAGGATCTCGGTCCGTTGCAGGTGACGCTGCAAGTCGCGGAGAACCACGCGCACGCGCTCTTCGTTTCGCAGCATGCGCAGGTGCGGGAGGCGGTCGAGGCTGCCATGCCGAAGCTGCGTGAGGCGATGGAGGCGAATGGCATCAGCCTCGGCAGCACCAGTGTTTCGGACGGGTCCGCGTTCGGGTTCGGGCGGCAGTCGCAGGGGGATGATCGTCGCGGGAATGAACGCGGGGCGCGTGGTTCTGTTGGTGGCGTTGTTGCCGGTGGCACGGCGGGGGTTTCAGTCCGGCGGACTGTGGGGCTTGTTGATACTTTTGCTTGA